The following proteins are encoded in a genomic region of Ornithinibacillus sp. 4-3:
- a CDS encoding ring-cleaving dioxygenase: MTNELKGIHHVTAITSSAEKNYEFFTYVLGMRLVKKTVNQDDIQTYHLFFADDKGSAGTDMTFFDFPGIMKGQHGTNEIYKTGFRVPTDDALAYWVKRFDKYEVAHTGIKELFGKKTLSFVDFDDQQYMLVSDETNEGVSSGIPWQDGPVPLEYAITGLGPVHIRIAQFDYMKEVLEKALLFRLVDQEGDLSLFEVGEGGNGAQLIIEHNTALPNGMQGYGTVHHLAFRVEDTEVLHEWTERMEKFGFRTSGYVDRFFFESLYSRVAPGILFEWATDGPGFMGDEPYETLGERLSLPPFLENKREQIEAAVRPIDTTRSTLEIEKEYL; the protein is encoded by the coding sequence ATGACAAATGAATTAAAAGGAATTCATCATGTTACAGCGATTACAAGTAGTGCAGAAAAGAATTATGAATTTTTCACTTATGTATTAGGTATGCGATTAGTAAAGAAAACGGTAAATCAAGATGATATTCAAACCTATCATTTATTCTTCGCTGATGATAAAGGATCTGCAGGAACAGATATGACGTTCTTTGATTTCCCAGGTATTATGAAAGGGCAGCATGGAACAAATGAAATTTATAAAACAGGATTTCGTGTTCCAACAGATGATGCACTAGCATATTGGGTAAAGCGTTTTGATAAATATGAAGTAGCTCATACAGGGATAAAGGAGCTTTTTGGCAAGAAAACATTGTCATTTGTCGATTTTGATGATCAGCAGTATATGTTAGTTTCAGATGAAACAAATGAAGGAGTTTCTTCAGGTATTCCTTGGCAGGATGGTCCAGTACCGCTAGAGTATGCAATTACAGGACTTGGTCCAGTTCATATTCGTATTGCACAATTTGATTATATGAAAGAAGTTCTAGAGAAGGCTTTATTGTTTAGATTAGTAGATCAAGAAGGAGATTTAAGCCTATTTGAAGTTGGCGAGGGTGGCAATGGTGCTCAGTTAATCATTGAGCATAACACGGCTTTACCAAACGGTATGCAAGGCTATGGAACTGTTCATCATCTTGCGTTCCGTGTTGAAGATACAGAAGTTTTACATGAATGGACGGAACGCATGGAGAAGTTTGGTTTCCGAACATCCGGTTATGTAGATCGTTTCTTCTTTGAATCACTTTATTCTCGTGTTGCGCCTGGCATTTTATTTGAATGGGCAACAGATGGACCTGGATTTATGGGGGATGAACCTTACGAAACACTAGGTGAACGCTTGTCATTACCACCATTTTTAGAGAATAAGCGTGAACAAATTGAAGCAGCTGTTCGACCAATTGATACAACCCGCAGCACATTAGAAATAGAAAAAGAATATTTATAA
- a CDS encoding MFS transporter has protein sequence MSKEDPRQYEKYTKSDAEREKLHKRTLTVVIMSQIFGGAGLAAGITVGALIAQDMLETTRYAGLPAALFTLGSALSAFVVGRLSQRLGRRLGLTIGFVTGGIGAIGVIFATTFNIIWLFFLALFIYGAGTSTNLQARYAGADLANARQRATAVSIAMVSTTFGAVAGPNLVEPMGKVAEFINIPSLAGPFILAAVAYILAGLTFFFYLRPDPLFVAQAIAEEESRQADAAGIPVDRGHTSIQRIGIIVGSIVLVLSQMVMSSIMTMTPVHMRDHGSGLSAVGLVIGLHIAAMYLPSIVTGRLVDRIGRHRIVIASGITLGISGIMAAYAPGESLFWMAFALILLGLGWNFGLISGTAIIVDSTNVYTRAKTQGSVDVFIALGGSAGSLLSGIIVANASFSILGFIGMYLALLLIPLIFWVRLKEKKLAQDKMRMTS, from the coding sequence ATGAGCAAAGAAGATCCGAGACAGTATGAAAAATATACAAAATCAGATGCCGAAAGAGAAAAACTACATAAACGTACATTGACTGTTGTTATCATGTCACAAATATTTGGTGGGGCAGGATTAGCTGCTGGAATTACGGTTGGTGCACTTATCGCTCAAGATATGCTGGAAACAACTCGTTATGCCGGATTACCTGCTGCTCTTTTCACACTAGGCTCAGCACTTTCTGCTTTTGTTGTTGGACGGCTTTCACAACGATTAGGGCGGCGTCTCGGTCTAACAATTGGTTTTGTAACCGGAGGAATCGGAGCAATTGGAGTCATTTTCGCTACTACTTTTAATATTATTTGGCTTTTCTTCCTCGCGTTATTTATTTATGGTGCAGGAACATCGACAAACCTTCAAGCAAGGTATGCCGGTGCTGACTTAGCTAATGCAAGACAGCGTGCTACCGCTGTTAGTATTGCAATGGTCTCCACAACCTTTGGAGCTGTAGCTGGTCCAAACCTAGTCGAACCTATGGGTAAGGTGGCTGAATTTATTAATATCCCGTCACTTGCTGGTCCATTTATTTTGGCAGCTGTCGCTTATATTCTAGCTGGATTAACCTTCTTCTTTTACTTACGTCCCGATCCACTATTTGTCGCACAAGCAATTGCTGAAGAAGAAAGTAGGCAAGCAGACGCAGCGGGAATTCCAGTAGATAGAGGACATACAAGTATTCAGCGTATCGGAATTATCGTTGGTTCCATTGTTTTAGTTCTATCTCAGATGGTTATGAGTTCGATTATGACTATGACACCTGTGCATATGCGAGATCATGGATCTGGTCTATCTGCAGTTGGATTAGTTATTGGACTTCATATCGCTGCAATGTACTTACCTTCTATCGTCACCGGTCGACTTGTCGATCGAATTGGTAGACATCGAATTGTTATTGCTTCTGGTATTACCCTTGGGATTTCAGGTATTATGGCAGCATATGCACCAGGAGAATCACTTTTCTGGATGGCATTTGCACTTATTTTACTTGGGCTCGGCTGGAACTTTGGATTAATTAGTGGAACAGCAATTATCGTTGACTCTACAAATGTTTATACCCGTGCAAAGACACAGGGGTCCGTGGATGTATTCATCGCCCTTGGAGGAAGTGCTGGTAGTTTATTATCAGGAATTATTGTTGCAAATGCCAGCTTCTCTATCCTTGGATTTATCGGAATGTATCTAGCACTTTTACTTATCCCACTTATCTTCTGGGTACGCTTAAAAGAGAAAAAGCTCGCGCAAGATAAAATGAGAATGACTAGTTAA
- a CDS encoding Cof-type HAD-IIB family hydrolase, giving the protein MKTEMNQQDLAQTKEKYRKESEKMKLIAIDLDGTLLNNEGRLSERTIDVITKVREEGHKVIVATGRHLHGALPIASQLALTDALVCFNGALVYNLKNYTSDFALSYEKEDITNLVSLVKTWEYEYFTSTEDKFIIESNYERLLNQFISKGIPTNEVEDMLQLNTPILKTTIIGDMTQMDNIERYVPNTVPSLNVVRSGEGSIDIMSNEASKGRAVEWLANRFQISPADIITFGNYDNDISMLEYAGTGVAMDNAPAHVKKHADIITYSNEQDGVAQFLEENVLRKMLFRSYA; this is encoded by the coding sequence ATGAAAACAGAAATGAATCAGCAAGATTTAGCACAAACTAAAGAAAAATATAGAAAGGAAAGTGAGAAAATGAAATTAATTGCTATTGATCTAGATGGAACATTATTGAATAATGAAGGTCGTTTGTCAGAAAGGACTATCGATGTCATTACAAAGGTTCGTGAAGAAGGGCATAAAGTAATTGTTGCAACAGGAAGACATTTACATGGTGCGTTGCCAATTGCCTCGCAGTTAGCATTAACAGATGCGCTCGTATGCTTTAATGGGGCGCTCGTATACAATTTAAAAAATTACACATCAGATTTTGCGCTTTCATATGAGAAAGAAGATATTACGAACCTTGTTTCACTAGTTAAAACTTGGGAATACGAGTATTTCACATCAACAGAAGATAAATTTATTATAGAGTCAAATTATGAGAGATTACTAAATCAGTTCATTTCAAAAGGTATTCCGACTAATGAAGTAGAAGATATGTTGCAGTTGAACACACCGATTTTAAAAACAACAATTATTGGTGATATGACACAAATGGATAATATCGAACGTTATGTTCCAAATACGGTGCCAAGTTTAAATGTTGTTAGAAGTGGCGAAGGATCGATTGATATCATGAGTAATGAAGCGAGCAAAGGAAGAGCTGTAGAATGGTTAGCTAATCGTTTTCAAATCAGTCCAGCTGATATTATTACTTTCGGAAATTATGATAATGATATTTCCATGCTAGAGTATGCCGGAACTGGTGTTGCGATGGATAACGCTCCTGCACATGTGAAGAAGCATGCTGACATCATCACTTATTCGAATGAACAAGACGGTGTGGCACAATTTTTAGAAGAAAACGTTCTCCGTAAAATGTTATTCCGTTCCTATGCATAA
- a CDS encoding YceI family protein, translating to MTVWNIDASHTNVGFSVKHMMISKVKGSFSGFTGAIEGDPENLETANVSFTVDMNTIHTSNEDRDNHLRSADFFDTETFPEMTFVSTKIEKTDDDEYDLTGDLTIKGVTKQVTFEVEYEGKGVNPWGQEVVAFSAEGKIDRKEFGLTWNQALETGGFLVGDTIKISIELEANPAQEG from the coding sequence ATGACAGTTTGGAATATTGATGCATCTCACACAAATGTAGGTTTTTCAGTTAAACATATGATGATTTCAAAAGTGAAAGGTAGTTTTTCAGGTTTTACAGGGGCGATTGAAGGAGATCCTGAGAATTTAGAAACAGCAAATGTTTCATTTACAGTAGATATGAATACGATCCATACTTCTAATGAAGATCGTGATAATCACTTACGCTCAGCAGATTTCTTTGATACAGAAACTTTCCCAGAAATGACTTTTGTATCTACAAAAATCGAAAAAACAGATGACGATGAGTACGATCTTACTGGTGATTTAACAATCAAGGGAGTTACGAAACAAGTTACCTTTGAAGTGGAGTATGAAGGTAAAGGAGTAAATCCATGGGGGCAAGAAGTGGTTGCCTTTTCTGCAGAAGGGAAGATTGATCGGAAGGAATTTGGTTTAACATGGAACCAAGCATTAGAGACAGGCGGTTTCCTAGTTGGTGATACAATCAAAATTAGTATCGAATTAGAAGCAAATCCAGCTCAAGAAGGATAA